From a region of the Sebastes umbrosus isolate fSebUmb1 chromosome 10, fSebUmb1.pri, whole genome shotgun sequence genome:
- the LOC119495645 gene encoding MAD2L1-binding protein yields MAEDSTIVKLTSNSEDTGGHKSIINSGDSEVTSCLTLSSDEDVVGPLEEANKTSEVLTLQSVPGDLHSYAEVAEQQLDVDTCLKTNNATELKDASPEHRLNSKQQSVDNAVDKENTAVPSTASTPDNPQEEDTSGQTSLQDSIVSASKQLRNTEDSDSEVKRRAQDEGRVNVVFPGTVTQDGCCRFVSEILKCVLYQRQQLPMTYDQLVYSQKKQQASMQDKDTVSRRPVKAADMDRRKCQQTLQELEEVLQQLEVLFSLSRVPRVLLLMGGSLNLPKELYEINMEALVLASGDQCLRVSSCLRQLFRTLFVADLLSDSRPVRLMPTTVLALAHRNCGVSWFRPKLQFKVPTRVKNQIIALSADPSACKEPRAQESDWQDYVWFQAPMTIKGLGN; encoded by the exons ATGGCAGAAGACTCGACTATAGTTAAACTAACATCAAACTCAGAAGACACGGGGGGACACAAGTCCATTATTAACAGCGGAGACAGCGAGGTAACGAGCTGTCTGACGTTGTCGTCAGATGAAGATGTTGTTGGCCCGCTGGAGGAAGCGAATAAGACAAGTGAAGTCTTAACGTTACAAAGTGTTCCCGGCGACTTACATTCATATGCGGAAGTAGCCGAACAACAACTGGACGTAGACACGTGTTTAAAGACGAATAATGCAACGGAACTGAAAGATGCTTCACCTGAACATCGATTAAATTCAAAACAGCAAAGTGTGGACAACGCTGTAGACAAGGAAAACACCGCTGTGCCCTCCACAGCCAGCACTCCAG ACAACCCCCAAGAAGAGGATACTTCTGGTCAGACAAGTTTGCAAGATTCCATTGTGTCTGCAAGTAAACAACTTCGTAACACAGAGGACAGTGATTCCGAGGTAAAGAGAAGAGCGCAGGACGAAGGCCGTGTGAACGTGGTTTTCCCTGGCACCGTAACTCAGGATGGCTGCTGCCGCTTCGTCAGCGAGATCCTCAAGTGCGTTCTCTATCAGAGACAGCAACTCCCCATGACGTATGACCAGCTGGTGTACTCCCAGAAGAAACAGCAAGCCTCAATGCAG GATAAAGACACAGTAAGTCGGAGGCCGGTAAAGGCTGCAGACATGGACCGGCGCAAGTGTCAACAGACGCTTCAGGAGCTAGaggaggtgctgcagcagctggaggtGCTTTTTTCCCTTAGCAGGGTGCCCCGTGTGCTGCTGCTAATGGGCGGCTCTCTCAACCTCCCCAAAGAGCTGTACGagatcaacatggaggctcTGGTATTGGCCAGTGGAGATCAATGTCTGCGGGTGTCCTCATGCTTGAGGCAACTCTTCCGCACTCTTTTTGTGGCTGACCTCTTGTCTGACAGCAGACCTGTTCGTTTAATGCCCACAACAGTCTTGGCACTGGCTCACAGGAATTGCGGTGTCAGTTGGTTTCGCCCTAAACTACAATTTAAAGTGCCAACCCGTGTAAAGAACCAAATTATTGCTCTGTCTGCTGATCCCAGCGCCTGTAAGGAACCAAGGGCACAGGAGTCAGACTGGCAGGATTATGTGTGGTTCCAGGCGCCCATGACTATCAAGGGCTTAGGCAACTAA